Genomic window (Chloroflexota bacterium):
GCGAATTCCTTTCTTTTCCTAATGGGAGTGTGTGAAACGTGGCAGAGCCGAAAGTACCAACCGTGCAAATTGTTGCAGTCGGCACCGAACTCGTGCTGGGTCGGATTCAGGACACCAACTCGTTCTGGCTCTCGCAGCAGCTTTCAGAGTTGGGCGCGGAGGTGCGGCGCATCACGGTGATTCCGGATACCTTTGATGAGGTGATCCCGGTGCTGCAGGGAGCGGCCGACGACGGCACAGAGTTCGTGGTGGTTACCGGCGGGCTAGGACCGACGCCGGATGATCTCACGGTTGAAGCTTTTGCCAAACTGCTCAACGAGGGCACCTACCAAGACCGTAGTCTCCTGGAAGACTACATGCGCCGACGGCAAATTGGCGAGGATGAACTGAGCGATGGGCTGCGCAAGATGGCAACCGTGCCGGAAAGTGCGGTGGTGTGGGCGAGTCCCGCCGGCTGGGCGCCGTGCATTCAGGTCAAGAAGGCGAAAACTACCTACTTTGTTTTGCCGGGTCCCCCACGCGAGATGGAAGCACTCTTCGACCGGTACGTCGCGACTGCCATTTCGGAATCGCTTGAGATTAGAAGCGCCGCCCGGCGCGTCTTCGTGAACATGAGCGAATCCGAAGTATCACCACTGATCGAAGTCGCAATGGAGCAGTTGCCCGGACTTTACGCCAAAGCCTACGTCGCCTTGCGCACCGATACGCACATGCCTGTCGATTTTGTGGCGCGCGCTTCCTCCGATCGCGAGGCCCGCGGGATGCTTAGCGATGCCATCGACCAGTTTTCATTGGGCGTAAAGGCATTAGGTAAGGACATACACTACTAGCCCTTTTCCCGCCTCGCTTTGTCGCGTATAGCGCTCTCCTAGGCGGCTTGGCTTTTTTCCAAAGCCTCTCTGGCGGCAAGAAAGTTTGCATTCAGCTCGATGGCCGCAATGAAGTCGCTGCGCGCCCCCGCAAGATCTCCGGTCATTTCCCGCGCGCGCCCTCGCCAATAGTGCCACTCCTCCGAGGAAGACTCCCCTAAGTGGGAATTAGCAAGTGCGATCACGTCGTCGTATCGCCCTTGCACCCAATAGGCTTCAAACGGGCCGAACTGATACCACAACATGCGCCAAGGCAGGCCTAAGTGCCGCGCCCAATCGAAGGCTTGGGCCGCCAGGTGGGTGTCGCCGAGTTGGAGCGCGTTCGTACCCAGATTGAACCAGGCGAAAGCGTTGTTTTCGTCTTGGGAAAGCTCCTGCTGGGCGACGTGCAGTGCCCGCTCCCACATTTGCCTGCCTCTGTTACTCTCGGTAAGGACCGTCTCCACAGCAGCTTGGCTCTCTGAAGGGTAGATGACCACATAAGTGCGATTGAAGACCTGCCATTCTGAGTCAAGTTCCGTGTAGGATACCGTGACACTTGGTCCCACGTAGGAGTCGTGAGCGTGGAACACTTTCGACTGATCATCGTAGCCGTAGAGCACGCGGTAGTGACCCATGCCATCATTTGGCTCCGGTTCAAACCAGAACTCGACGATCACGGGGAAGCCAGCGGACAAGATGCGCTTTAGGAGGTCCAGGTCGCCTCCCACGCCGACGTGCGCCTGAAAGCCAATGCTCTTGACGTAGGCCGTGAACTCATGGGGGCTAACGTTCTTGTCCTTGGGATCGGACTTCAGGAGGGGGGCGACATCTTTCTGCGTCTCCGCGCGGCCGTAGTAGCTAAGCACCATGCCTAAAGAGCTAGGAGCGCAGTTGTTCCACCCCTGGTATTCGTGCCGCAAGCCCTGCAAGAGTGTGAATTTCGGCAGCGGGGTCGACGCCGCAGGCGAAACGGTTTCAGGTTCCGGCGCAAGGACGATTGGCTTCGCTGGCGGGGCGCCCGCTTCATTGCCGCTTGAAGGAACTACGAGCGGCTCAGCCGGTTGCGAGGCAGACTGGCGCTGCGGCGCGACTTGCGGGCTAACCGTCTCAAACTGCGGCGCACTCCGCGCGAACAAGGAGGAAAACCACGATCCGTTCCCAGAAGCGGCAAAGGAGAAGGAGCCGATAAACACGCCGAGCACAGCTAGCATTGCCAAGAAAGGCAACCTGGATGGCCTCCTGCGCCTCCGGGGAGGGCGGGGAATTATCCTAACGTGCACCGGCCTAGCGGCATCCTTCATCGAAGCACCCTCCAGTCTGCTCTCTAGCTATCCTCATCATACTTTACCCTAGTGAGAATGAGAACCATCTTACTCGGTTTCTCTTGATCGTGTAGACACTTTCTTGGGCGATGTCACATGCAATGGGCTGGCGGCGCTGCTCCTTCTTCTGGCATGGTGGCGCGGAATTGGCCGTTGGTTCTGCCCCAAAACCTGCCTACTCTGTTGCTAGCCGATGTTGACGACTCACCCAGGGCACGCTATCGTGCCAAAGGAAAACTCTACACAATCCTTGGAGCAAGGCGATGAAACTCTGTCTATTGACTTACAACATGGCGCGTCATTGGGAGCTGCCGGAACTCATCGAGGTAGCGCGTTTGGGAGGTTTCAGCGGACTGGAACTGCGGGCTGAGGCCGGCCATAAGCACGGCGTGGAATTGGAAACGAGCGCGGAGGAACGCCGGGCGATACGTTACCAGGTGCAGGATGCGTGCCTGGAAGTTGCCGGTATCAGTACCAGTTCGCGTTTCGACACACCGGACGCCACAAAGCGACGGGAAGTCGTTGAGCGCAGCAAGCGCTACATCGAGCTTGCGGCTGACGTCAACGCGCGCCAGATACGGGTCTTTGGCAATGATATGCCCAAGGAGGGCGTGGATGGTGGTCCGCCGCCGCCGCGCGAAGACGTGATGCGCTATGTCGGCGACTCCCTCCGTGAGCTGGGCGAGTTTGCAGAACCGCACGGCGTCAATGTGATGCTGGAGATGCACGGACAATTTAACTTCTGGCACTTCGCCATGACCGCGGTAGAGCACGCCGACCATCCGCAAGTGGGGATTCTCTATAACTGCGACAACCGCGACCTCGTGGGCGGCTCTGTGGCGTCTACGTACAGCCGCGTAGCGCATCTTATCGGCCACGTGCACATGCACGACTTCGTCAATGGGTTTCCGTATGCCGAGCTCTTTGGACTGCTCCAGCGCGACGGCTACGATGGCTATCTTTCCTCGGAGATTGGCAAGACCGAGCCGACGCATGAGGACTACTTCCTCATGTACGCGCAGCTCTTCCGCGCTTGGAATGCCCTGGCCGCGGCCGCGGGCGAAAGCGCTTTGCCCTACTACGCCGCGGCTGCGGGCACAGTGGCGACCGCCGCCGACTAGGCAGTGTTGCTACTGGATTGCGTCCGGCACAGTCTCGTTCACATCGTTCCGAGCGCAGCGTCGAACTGTGTCCGCCGACTTCGTCGAAGACGCGGAATCGAAAGCGTAGGTCGACTTCGTCGAAGACCGCGGGGCTTGTCCCCCCTAATGTTGTCGCATTAACTTTTGGCGCATACCGGTCGTCCTCCTCTCTTGAAATTGGGAGATAGAATGGAGGCGGACACAGCAAATCCGTTCGCCCCCCGTACCGAGTACGGGGCAGGCTCTGAGCACTTCGGCAAGCTCAGCACAGGCTTGTCGCAGGGTGAACGGCGGGGAAAACGGAGTAGAGGTTGCGCCGCTCTCCTCCCCGTTCGTACTTCGACAGGCTCAGCACGAACGGGGAGGACCGACTTCGTCAAAGACGCAGAGCCCATCAAGTTCTATGTGACAGCATTGGGATTTGCCCCTTGCTTGGGGCAGCGCGCGTTAGCGCGGAGGGATGGATTCGCTAGACTCACAAACGAAGTGCAACACTTTGCTGAGGTGTTGCCATGGGAACATACTACAGTCAGTTTACCATTGAAGAGCGGTGTGAAGTGGCCCGACTTCATGCCGCGGGGCAATCGTACCGGCAAATCGCTGCAGCTCTGGATCGCGCGCCATCGACGATTATGCGGGAGGTAAAACGCAATGGAACACAGAGTGGTGAATATCAAGCGGGGTATGCCGATGAACAGGCGTGGGCGCGTCGCTGGGGTGGCGGCAAGTTGGAACGGGACGACGCCTTGCGGGAGAAGGTGCTGGAATATCTGTGGCGGGGCTGGTCGCCGGAGCAGGTGTCGGGGCGCTTGGCGCGGGAGAAAGGCGCGCCGGTCATCTCCCACGAGAGCATCTATCGCTTCATTTATGGGCAGATTGCGCGCACCAAGAACTACGCTTGGCGCTCCTTCCTGCCAAGCGGCAGGGCGAAACGACGCAGCCACCGGCGCAGTGGGCGCAGTCCGGCCTCCTTCATCGCGCAGCGCCGGCCTGTGGCAGAGCGCCCGCAAGCGGCGGCCAACCGCCAAACGCCCGGCCACTGGGAGGCAGACCTGATGCTCTTTGGGAGGCATGGTCGGGCGGTGCTGACCCTGCACGAGCGCCATTCGCGGCTGCTGCTGGCCACACGCACCGCCGGCAAGGCGGCCGACCCGATTGCCAGCGCCATGTGCGACCTGCTGGCGCTCGTGCCCCAAGAGTGGCGCCAGACCGTCACCTTCGACAACGGCACCGAGTTCGCGCGTCACTACCGCCTCCACGACTTGGGCCTCCAGACCTTCTTCTGCGACACCCACGCTCCCTGGCAGAAAGGCGGTGTCGAGAACGCCATCGGCCGCCTGCGCCGGGTGCTGCCGCGCAAGACCGACCTGGCCACGGTCACCAAAGAACGCTTTGCGCACCTGGTGCAGGTCTACAACCACACCCCGCGCAAGTGTCTTGACTTTCAAACCCCAGCAGAAGTGTTTCTGAATCAGGTGTTGCACTTGAAATGTGAATCCACCTTCCCGCTTTCACGGGAATGACGAAACAAGAGCGGGAAAGGCGCAACGAGCTTGAGAATAACGAAACAAGATTGGGGATGACGGAAAGGAGCATCAGAGTCTTTCGATTATGCCTCTGGAGAAGCTGACCGCTGCTGTCATTCCGAGCAGAGCGTCGAACAGGGTTCGCTGACTTCGTCGAAGACGCTGACTTCGTCGAAGACGCGGAATCTAAGGTGCTCGCCTAGAAGCAATGTTGCTTGGTTGTAGGCATCTTAGACCCTTCACTCTGTTCAGGGTGACAAATCGAAAGACCCTGGAAACGAGCATGGGGATAACGCAAAGGGCGCGGCGGGAGATACGGAGGCAGGCGGTCTGTTTTCAGGGCAATAGCGGGCCGGGTTGCTGCCTATGCTAGGGCAATGACGCGCTGGTTCTTGAAAAGTCAACACATCCGAGCAGTCTAACGCTTTTGCAATGGGGGGTAGAAACTCCGGTAGCGTAGGTTTGCAACCTGCGCTCCGGTAGCATAGGTTTGCAACCTGCGTGGTCTTACCGTGTTGCGGGGCAACGACGCCACAGGCAACTGGCCATCATTACAATAATGTTGAACCACTAGCAAGCAGAGGGAGCAAGTCTCATGGCCTACCGCCCCCCGGAGAAATTGATCGTATTCGGCATCGACGGCCCAATTCTGCCTACGCTGCAGCGGCTCATGTGCGAGGGGCGCATGCCGCTCATGCGGAAACTCGTAGCAAGCGGCACGTGGGCGGATAACTGCTTGGTGCCGTATCCCACGATAACGCCGCCAAACTGGACGACCATAGCAACCGGCGCTTCGGCTGGGCGCACCGGCTTCACCGACTTCAACGTCCACTGGAAAGGGGAGCCGATTGGCACAACCCACGCGGCATTCGACTCGCGGTGGCACTCAGCCGAATACTTGTGGGAAGCAGCCGAGAAGGTGGGGAAACGGTCTATCGTCATCAACTGGCCTTCTACTTGGCCGGCGCGCATGCAAGACGGCTGGCAGATCGCCGGGTACGGCCTCTCGGTCAACGAATGGCACGATCATCCTACGTTTCACCACGCGTACACCTTCTCCGGCGATGCCCTTTTCTCTACCGAAGACCATGTGGAAGGCACACTGGTGGAGGTGGAAACTGCGGAAGGCTGGCAGGGGCACGAGGCAGATGGTGAACACTTGGAGGCTGAGTTACAGTGGCGCTTCCGGTACCCCAAGTACACGATGAAACCGCTTACGTGGCATGCGCTCTTGGAACCGGATGCACAGGGCGACTATACGACGGTGCACATTTGCGAGGACCGCGACCGCGCAACCGCTATGTGTTCGCTAAAGGTAGGCGAGTGGTCGGACTACATCGTTCGCGAATTCACGAGCGAAGAGTTGGGGAAGACCGAGGCGATCTTCCGCATCAAGCTGCTTGAGTTGTCTGCGGACGGCGAGATGGTAACGCTCTTCGTGACGCCGCTTTGCCAAATCGACGGCTGGACCTTTCCGCAGGGCTTAGACCGCGAGATCTTCGAGAATGGGCAATGCCGCGGGCTGCCGGCGCCGTACCTGGGGTTACGCACGTTCCGTATGGGCTGGTTCGACGCCGATACGTTTATCGAGCTTTGCGACATGCACCACCAGTGGTTTGCCGATGCTGCAAGGCACCTGATGAACGACAAGCCCTGGGACCTCTTCTTCATTCACATCCATACGCCTGACTACTTCTACCATCTCTTTGCCAGCGAGGTCGATCCGGCGCTCAACCGCAACGCGGAGAGCCTCAAACACTGGCAGGAAGTCGAGGCGCGCATGTACGAGAGTCTGGACCGGGCCTTTGCAGACATAGCGGAAGCTGCGCCGCGGCGGACGCTTTATGCTTACGTGTCGGATCACGGCGCAAAGGCGAATGGATACAAGTGCAACCCCGGTCAAATCCTGATTGACGCGGGGCTTACGGTGCTCGCTGAAGAGGAAGACCCCGATGCTGTGGCGCACTTCGCGGCCTATACGGGACGCAAGCAGGTGGATTGGTCCAAGACCCGCGCGGCCGCCAGCGGATCATCGTACGTCTGGGTAAACCTGAAGGGACGTGACCCGGAAGGGATCGTGGAGCCGGAAGACTACGTTGCCGTGCAGAATGAGATCATCAAAGCTCTCTACGACTATACCGACCCGGAGACCGGGCTAAAGCCCATTGGCTTTGCATTCAAGAAACAGAACGCCCGCATGCTGGATCTCTACGGCGATTCTACCGGCGACGTGGTGTTCTGCTACGCCGATGAATACGGCTCCCAACACGGACCGCAGTTTCCATCCGCCACCGATGGTATGGGCGATATGCGCGGTCTCTTCGCGCTCTCCGGGCCGGGTGTAAAGAGAGGGCACGTGCTGGAGCGCAACGTCAGCCTGAAAGACCTTGTGCCTACGGTCTGTTATCTCATGGACTTGCCTGTGCCCGCCGCTTGTGAAGGCGCTGTAGTCTACCAGGCGCTTGCCGACCCGGACGCTCCACTCAAGGAACGCATGCGCCTCCAGCGCCACGTGGACGTGCTCTCCGGCGTAGCGGAATCAGAAGCATCAATGACGCATACGTACCACAAGGCGGAGGGATAGCCGCTGCGTGGGATTTCTACGATACTAACCCTGCAACATTGAAAACAGCAGGACCTCATAGAGCTACCAAAATGAGACCGTTGCTCCGGTAGCGCAAGTTTGCAACCTGCGAGATTGACTCTTGTGACCCAGAGGAGACCAATGCTCCGGTAGCGTAGGTTTACGACCTGCGCTTGGGTAGCGGTCAGCGATGCCATGGGTTAGCGAGTACATCGGAGAAGCGGGTGTCGTGGTGAAACGTAAAGTCTTTGACTCTTCCGGTAGCGCAGGTTTGCAACCTGCGAAATCGACACTCACAACCAAGAAGAGAAATCTCCCCCACTGGCAGTTGGGCGGCTCCGCGTATTTCCTTACCTTTCACCTGCATGCTAGCGTCAGGGCGAATCTAAGCAGGCGTGAGCGTGCTGTCGTGAAAGAGGCTGTCCTCCATTGGCATCAGGTAAAATGGCGCGTGCATGTGCTAACTGTGATGCCAGACCACGTGCACGTGTTGGCTTCGCCACTTCAGTCCGCTTCAGCCGAGTGGTACTCATTGAGTGGGATAATGCATAGCGTTAAGAGGCACAGCGCTCGCCAAATCAATCTCGTCCGAGAACGCCAAGGAAGACTGTGGCAAGCCGAGACCTACGATCGGATCGTAAGAGACGAGGCTGAATTTGATGAAAAGTCACAGTACATTCTGGCCAATGCGCTGAAACGCGGCTTGGTAGAAGACCCGTGGAAATACGACGGATTCTGGTGTGAATCTATAAATTGATGGAGTATGGCGCAGGTTACAAACCTGCGCTACGGGAAGGTTGTGATGGTTTTGGTGAGGTACGTCAGAATGCGCATCCGATTCATTGAGAGTGTGAAGGCGTGCGCAAAAGACGCAGGTTACAAACCTGCGCTACCGGAGAAACCGTTCCTCGATGGTAGCGCGTTGCAGTAGGTAGAGATTAGAGTCTGTAGGGGAAGGAAGAGAATGGCAAATCAAGAAGGTTCGGGCCGCTTGGCGGGCAAGGTGGCGGTGATTGCCGGGGCCGGGGGCGGCATGGGGAGCGCGACTCCGCTGCGCTTTGCCCTCGAGGGCGCAAGAGTCCTGCTGGTTGCACGGCGCGCGGAGCCGTTGGAAGTGCTGGCAAGGGAGATCGAGGAGCGCGGAGGAGAGGCCGCAGTAGCTACAGGTGACCTGGCAACGCCTGCGGGCGCTGCGGCAATGGCCCAAGCCGCTCTCGATCGTTGGGGGCGTATCGACGTGCTCTTCGACAATCTCGGCGACTACGCCTACGGCGGCCAGAGGCTGCACGAAACGGCGCCGGAGGAGTGGCGATACTTGCTGAACATAAATGTAGATACCGCCTACTATTGTGCTCATGCAGTGTTGCCCGCGATGATGGAACAGGGCAGCGGATCTATCCTCCTGGTCGCGGCGGCCTCGCGTACGCGCCGGGAAGCCAACGTCGGCTATGCGGCGGGCAAAGAGGCGCTGGTCGGTCTGACCCGCACCTTGGCGCGGGAGTATCGTGAAAACGGCATCCGCGTGAATTGTATCTGCCCCGGCGCTATTGGCGACTCGCGGGGCCCGGAAGATGCCGGCTTGCCGCCGGCGGCGCTTGACCGCGACGGCCATCCGGCCGACGTAGCGCATTCAGCAGTATACTTGGCCTCAGATGAAGCGGCGTGGGTCACGGGACAGATCCTCGACGTGGATGGCGGTGATTCGCTTTGAGTCATGGTTGTGGCGCGTAGGCTTGGTTGACCGCCTCACGCCAAGCAGCGGGTTCTAGGGTGTAGGCACTTTGCCGTCATTGCTATGAGAAGGGACCACAGCCGGCAGCGTCATTCCCGCGGCGGCACTTGGCGCGTCGCGGAGTACCGAGAGACCATATACGCAACTAACATTGTTGTCAGATGCTGCGCGTCACTTTGAAGAGCAAAGCGACAGAGACATCCGCGCGAACGCTTTAGATTCCTCGCTGCGCTCGGAATGACATAAAGTGTGAACACACCTTAGTTCGCTTGGCAGCGATAGCGGTTGGGGTTAGCGTAGAGCGCCTGTTTTGCTGAACGCCAAGAAGTCGGTGTCCAGTTGCCAGCTTGCCCGTGACTTAGACCTAACCCAACAAACCGCCTGGTACATGGCGATGCGGATTCGCAAGGCTATGCAGGACGATAGGGAACTGCTGTGTGGGATCGTAGAGTCAGACGAGACCTACATTGGCGGCAAAGTCAGAGCAGAGCCAGCGCCCCCGCGTCACCACCAAGCTCATCAACTACTTCCTGCGCCACAACGTTGACCCACGCTCAGTGCTCGTGACTGATTACTGGCCAGGCTATAACGAAGTCCGCGACTGGATGCAGCACCTATGCATCAACCACAGCGTCGAGTACGTGGACGGCCCCATCCACACGAACATCATCGAGGGCTTCTGGGCGTTGGTGAAGGGGCGATCTCCCGCTAACATCATCACTACACCGTCGAACCATGCGGCGATGTACATCGATGGAGCAAGCTACAAGTACAACACGCGCCGCTCAGAGACGCCCTGGGACGACTTCATGGCGCGGGTGGTGGGAGTGAGTTAGGCTCCGCGAACCATAATCCGCAGCAGTCTGAAATAGAGCAAGCAATTGGTAGCGTCACAGACAATGCACTGCTGGTGATTGGTCTGCACCGTGTATGATTCCGCTTCTTCGAGACTGATGCCGTCGTCTTTGTAACGCCTGTAAGCAGTCATGAACTCGCTGCTGGTGTGCGAGTTGACACATACAACCGAACCTGTTAATGTGAGCACATCACCCTCCTATAGGGGTAGCGAGCAATTAGCCTGGCCCTATGCTGGGCGTTTTGCTTTAAGTCAGCTTACCAAACAGCTAGAACTGAGTCAATTACCCCTTTAGTGTCAATAGCCTAATCTATCAGTTCACCGTCTCATTTTTTGCGTCTCCATCTCCAACCTTCCGATAGCTGAGCCGTATACGCGCAGATCACCAAAATCCCAACGCCAACAAGCATCGCCCCCAGTGCACCCGCATAGCTCCAACGTTGGTACATGTCGCCAAAGAACGCGCTGTAGGCAAACCATGTGGATAGCAATATCCCAAAGCCGAGACCAAACCGTGCTGCGTGGAAGATAAAGACAAGTGTCTCTCTGGCGAACTTTACCAACATGGTGCGTTTCAATGACCCATCTCCCGTAGTCGTCCATTAGCTCATGCAGCAAGCGTCAGCGCGTGGGCGTAGTGGCAGGGTAAAGTAGGCAGATGAGCTTCCATGCCGCACGGACCTCCTGGCGGTGGTTGACAGACCAGGGAAGGTTAGATAGAGTGGACATAGCGAAATCTCCGGAGTCGCTCTTGGATCCCCCAGCGTACTACCGCTGGGGGATGTGCTGTCATTACACCTACTTCTACCAGGGAATCTATCCTCGTTATCAGGCTGTGCATCTGAACTGATTTAGGTATGCTTCGGGGTCATCTAAGTATGCCTGCCTCGCTTCGTCGATGGTGCCGGGGACGACGATTTCTGCCAAGTGTGGGGCCTCCACGCTGTTTACCAACATTGCCTTCATCAGCCCTGGACTCTTCTGCTCCGCTGTTACCATCTCTTGCTGCACAGGCTCCGGCCACGTGCACGGGTCGCTCTCCAACCACTTGTAGGCAAGTCTCACGTACTCCCTCGCATTGCCTACGTAGGCGCTCACGAACGCCTGTATGTCGGGGAACGTCCCGTAGGGGTACTCGCTCCACGTGTACATGAGGTAGACGAGGGGCAGAACGTCGATGTACTTAGGGAATACCCTCATCAGCGTTGCCATCGCATAGCCGTTAGGATTGAGGTTATACTTCTGCGCCAGCGCGTTGCGCACCATCGCCTCGTAGTGCCACGCGGGCAGAGACAGGAAACGTTCTACTTCCTCGATGGTGGCCGTGCCCGATATTGGGACTGGGGCAGGCTGCGGCGTAGGTACGGGCGTAGGTGTGGGCGCTGGCGCTGCTGTCTGCCCTAGCTTGCAGTAATCCTTGAGAATATCGCGCATGAAGTCCTTGAAGCGATTGGCTTCTTTGCCGTTTTCAATGTCTCTATAGTCCTGACGAAACAACCACGCAGCGTAGTTGGCATGTCTTACCCTGGGGTTGTCCGTGTCGGGATGCCCCGCTTCCCCGTACCTTTTGCTCCACCACCACGCCGCGCTTTGTTCAGCAAAATACTCATTCGTAAAGCAATAATCACTGGCTAAGCCCTCTGCACCCTTCGGCTTCTCCCCGTACTTCGTCCAGGGCTTTTTCGCGTGGTTTAGCTC
Coding sequences:
- a CDS encoding competence/damage-inducible protein A, giving the protein MAEPKVPTVQIVAVGTELVLGRIQDTNSFWLSQQLSELGAEVRRITVIPDTFDEVIPVLQGAADDGTEFVVVTGGLGPTPDDLTVEAFAKLLNEGTYQDRSLLEDYMRRRQIGEDELSDGLRKMATVPESAVVWASPAGWAPCIQVKKAKTTYFVLPGPPREMEALFDRYVATAISESLEIRSAARRVFVNMSESEVSPLIEVAMEQLPGLYAKAYVALRTDTHMPVDFVARASSDREARGMLSDAIDQFSLGVKALGKDIHY
- a CDS encoding C39 family peptidase; amino-acid sequence: MLAVLGVFIGSFSFAASGNGSWFSSLFARSAPQFETVSPQVAPQRQSASQPAEPLVVPSSGNEAGAPPAKPIVLAPEPETVSPAASTPLPKFTLLQGLRHEYQGWNNCAPSSLGMVLSYYGRAETQKDVAPLLKSDPKDKNVSPHEFTAYVKSIGFQAHVGVGGDLDLLKRILSAGFPVIVEFWFEPEPNDGMGHYRVLYGYDDQSKVFHAHDSYVGPSVTVSYTELDSEWQVFNRTYVVIYPSESQAAVETVLTESNRGRQMWERALHVAQQELSQDENNAFAWFNLGTNALQLGDTHLAAQAFDWARHLGLPWRMLWYQFGPFEAYWVQGRYDDVIALANSHLGESSSEEWHYWRGRAREMTGDLAGARSDFIAAIELNANFLAAREALEKSQAA
- a CDS encoding sugar phosphate isomerase/epimerase, encoding MKLCLLTYNMARHWELPELIEVARLGGFSGLELRAEAGHKHGVELETSAEERRAIRYQVQDACLEVAGISTSSRFDTPDATKRREVVERSKRYIELAADVNARQIRVFGNDMPKEGVDGGPPPPREDVMRYVGDSLRELGEFAEPHGVNVMLEMHGQFNFWHFAMTAVEHADHPQVGILYNCDNRDLVGGSVASTYSRVAHLIGHVHMHDFVNGFPYAELFGLLQRDGYDGYLSSEIGKTEPTHEDYFLMYAQLFRAWNALAAAAGESALPYYAAAAGTVATAAD
- a CDS encoding IS30 family transposase — translated: MGTYYSQFTIEERCEVARLHAAGQSYRQIAAALDRAPSTIMREVKRNGTQSGEYQAGYADEQAWARRWGGGKLERDDALREKVLEYLWRGWSPEQVSGRLAREKGAPVISHESIYRFIYGQIARTKNYAWRSFLPSGRAKRRSHRRSGRSPASFIAQRRPVAERPQAAANRQTPGHWEADLMLFGRHGRAVLTLHERHSRLLLATRTAGKAADPIASAMCDLLALVPQEWRQTVTFDNGTEFARHYRLHDLGLQTFFCDTHAPWQKGGVENAIGRLRRVLPRKTDLATVTKERFAHLVQVYNHTPRKCLDFQTPAEVFLNQVLHLKCESTFPLSRE
- a CDS encoding alkaline phosphatase family protein produces the protein MAYRPPEKLIVFGIDGPILPTLQRLMCEGRMPLMRKLVASGTWADNCLVPYPTITPPNWTTIATGASAGRTGFTDFNVHWKGEPIGTTHAAFDSRWHSAEYLWEAAEKVGKRSIVINWPSTWPARMQDGWQIAGYGLSVNEWHDHPTFHHAYTFSGDALFSTEDHVEGTLVEVETAEGWQGHEADGEHLEAELQWRFRYPKYTMKPLTWHALLEPDAQGDYTTVHICEDRDRATAMCSLKVGEWSDYIVREFTSEELGKTEAIFRIKLLELSADGEMVTLFVTPLCQIDGWTFPQGLDREIFENGQCRGLPAPYLGLRTFRMGWFDADTFIELCDMHHQWFADAARHLMNDKPWDLFFIHIHTPDYFYHLFASEVDPALNRNAESLKHWQEVEARMYESLDRAFADIAEAAPRRTLYAYVSDHGAKANGYKCNPGQILIDAGLTVLAEEEDPDAVAHFAAYTGRKQVDWSKTRAAASGSSYVWVNLKGRDPEGIVEPEDYVAVQNEIIKALYDYTDPETGLKPIGFAFKKQNARMLDLYGDSTGDVVFCYADEYGSQHGPQFPSATDGMGDMRGLFALSGPGVKRGHVLERNVSLKDLVPTVCYLMDLPVPAACEGAVVYQALADPDAPLKERMRLQRHVDVLSGVAESEASMTHTYHKAEG
- a CDS encoding transposase, translating into MPWVSEYIGEAGVVVKRKVFDSSGSAGLQPAKSTLTTKKRNLPHWQLGGSAYFLTFHLHASVRANLSRRERAVVKEAVLHWHQVKWRVHVLTVMPDHVHVLASPLQSASAEWYSLSGIMHSVKRHSARQINLVRERQGRLWQAETYDRIVRDEAEFDEKSQYILANALKRGLVEDPWKYDGFWCESIN
- a CDS encoding SDR family oxidoreductase, with protein sequence MANQEGSGRLAGKVAVIAGAGGGMGSATPLRFALEGARVLLVARRAEPLEVLAREIEERGGEAAVATGDLATPAGAAAMAQAALDRWGRIDVLFDNLGDYAYGGQRLHETAPEEWRYLLNINVDTAYYCAHAVLPAMMEQGSGSILLVAAASRTRREANVGYAAGKEALVGLTRTLAREYRENGIRVNCICPGAIGDSRGPEDAGLPPAALDRDGHPADVAHSAVYLASDEAAWVTGQILDVDGGDSL
- a CDS encoding transposase, producing the protein MAAKSEQSQRPRVTTKLINYFLRHNVDPRSVLVTDYWPGYNEVRDWMQHLCINHSVEYVDGPIHTNIIEGFWALVKGRSPANIITTPSNHAAMYIDGASYKYNTRRSETPWDDFMARVVGVS